Proteins found in one Neodiprion lecontei isolate iyNeoLeco1 chromosome 6, iyNeoLeco1.1, whole genome shotgun sequence genomic segment:
- the LOC107227708 gene encoding semaphorin-5B isoform X2: MEGTVRLLVLLQFLVSAMTAEDFRHIAYEDLADSNLFQMNGVTSFSQLLFDVARQQVFVGARDNLFRLTLSPLTVLEHAPWTAPPEKATVCQDKGQSADDCHNYIKVVLSNGKSLFACGTNAFSPQCTWREIENINSVTTWMAGVAMCPYSPHANVTALLAMGPSGGLFAGAPTDFAGAHPAIYRTLATPILRTHQYDPRWLNDPQFVGSFETEDHVYFLFRESAVEYMNCGKKIYSRIARVCKNDPGGQTMMQDIWTTFSKARLNCSLPGEFPFYYDEIQGAAYQPEEGIVYATFTTPSNSIPGSAICAFNMSAISASFNGPYKHQENSGSAWERRPVAHRNRQHCGIPTTNAANQLLDTQRYQLMDDAVQGATLEPLHTTTMERFTHIAVDATPTKVHRTVTVLYVATTEGLVKKISVLPRTQETCVLEVWGPLPSSVRTLQFLKDTQSLYVGMENGLLRIPAAQCHRHRGRQACLNSQEPYCGWNDMTQKCAAIPSHAYLDTHWSQQATHCPVLTDPVDGGWSSWSAWAPCQHGTAVQMPHSHHGHNYEDTRESTDMCQCQTRECNNPPPKHGGAGCVGTKVRVSNCTVHGEWTAWSAWSECSQTCGFAMKTRRRTCGNPAPAFGGRVCVGYDHTESVCLELPPCPTPAKAAPPPKNGQWSQWSPWDKCSRPCGGGIRTRRRTCDNPLPSDGGAECPGCGFQIEDCNTHQCEDEKRSSAMTPWLPVNSTVSAIGYTEKRYRFSCRVQTKDPSGLRIQMSKEERYCNSDGSCLKAMGAGPSEPSEDGWGEWSSWTTCTRTCGKGIQHRIRQCESPLCESAEADSSESSKQSRFCNIQPCRESSGAGQWSCWTDWSECSVSCGIGVRWRTRKCLTSFGNDDEDEDLDDDEDAENGCEGPSTARETCEMPSCEYLRGWDQWSSWTPCNSEGQQHRKRHCLQEPCAFERAHETRVCPVDWMDNDISNALPRSVDVAGISVGAVVGGCISGFVIGILLAGALCFVYQKRRQPRVPGSPHYISKQNPYVTVPLKEVNTKRQPSFSGSTNGNGTLRTKNNPNVNGGLGSPKLYPKSLDYESATLKRNSHGQPHIRADLDQDKYY, from the exons AGCACGCGCCCTGGACAGCGCCACCGGAGAAGGCAACCGTGTGTCAGGACAAGGGACAGAGCGCCGACGACTGCCACAACTACATCAAGGTGGTACTTAGCAACGGGAAAAGCCTCTTTGCCTGTGGCACCAACGCCTTCAGTCCCCAATGCACGTGGAGAGAG ATCGAGAATATAAACAGTGTGACAACGTGGATGGCGGGCGTTGCGATGTGCCCTTATTCTCCCCACGCCAATGTCACGGCCTTGCTCGCCATGGGACCATCCGGAGGTCTGTTCGCCGGGGCACCGACCGATTTCGCGGGGGCTCATCCGGCCATCTACAGAACTCTGGCTACTCCGATTCTGAGGACACATCAATACGATCCAAG ATGGCTCAACGACCCACAGTTCGTTGGCAGCTTCGAGACCGAGGACCACGTCTATTTTCTATTCAGGGAATCTGCAGTGGAGTACATGAATTGCGGAAAG aaaatctACTCGAGGATAGCCAGGGTGTGCAAAAATGATCCTGGGGGTCAGACAATGATGCAGGATATCTGGACGACCTTTAGCAAGGCCAGATTGAACTGTTCCTTGCCAGGAGAATTTCCGTTCTACTACGACGAGATACAGGGTGCGGCTTACCAGCCTGAGGAAGGCATTGTCTACGCCACATTTACAACGCCAAG caacagcatcCCTGGCTCCGCCATTTGTGCCTTCAACATGTCCGCCATCAGCGCCTCGTTCAACGGGCCCTACAAACATCAAGAGAACTCTGGTTCTGCATGGGAACGCAGACCGGTCGCACATCGCAACAGACAACACTGCGGCATTCCGACAACCAACGCGGCCAACCAGCTTCTTGACACTCAGCGGTACCAGCTCATGGACGACGCTGTTCAGGGCGCCACTTTGGAACCGCTCCATACGACGACCATGGAAAG ATTCACGCACATTGCCGTCGATGCTACTCCGACCAAGGTTCACCGGACCGTGACGGTTCTCTATGTCGCCACGACGGAGGGGCTCGTCAAGAAGATCTCCGTTCTACCGAGGACCCAGGAAACCTGCGTCCTCGAGGTTTGGGGCCCACTGCCATCCTCCGTAAGGACCTTACAGTTCTTGAAGGACACTCAGAGCCTCTACGTGGGAATGGAGAACGGTCTTCTGAG GATACCAGCCGCTCAGTGTCATCGGCATCGTGGCCGTCAGGCCTGCCTGAATTCCCAGGAACCATACTGCGGCTGGAACGACATGACGCAAAAGTGCGCTGCCATACCGTCGCATGCTTATCTCGACACTCACTGGTCCCAGCAAGCCACGCACTGTCCAGTACTGACAGACCCGGTTGACGGAGGATGGAGCTCATGGAGCGCATGGGCACCGTGCCAACACGGAACCGCGGTACAAATGCCGCATTCTCACCACGGCCACAATTACGAAGACACTAGGGAG AGCACCGATATGTGCCAGTGTCAGACGAGAGAGTGCAATAACCCTCCGCCAAAACATGGTGGTGCGGGTTGCGTGGGAACGAAGGTGAGGGTGTCCAACTGCACGGTGCACGGCGAATGGACGGCATGGTCAGCTTGGTCAGAGTGCTCTCAAACTTGCGGTTTTGCAATGAAGACGCGTCGCAGGACTTGCGGCAATCCCGCGCCTGCATTCGGCGGCAGAGTTTGCGTCGGATACGATCACACCGAGAGCGTCTGCCTCGAATTACCACCCTGTCCAACACCCGCCAAGGCTGCGCCGCCTCCCAAAAATGGACAGTGGTCACAGTGGTCACCTTGGGACAAGTGCTCGAGGCCTTGCGGGGGAG GAATTCGTACGAGAAGGCGAACGTGTGATAATCCTTTGCCAAGTGACGGTGGCGCGGAATGTCCAGGCTGCGGTTTCCAG ATCGAGGACTGTAACACGCATCAATGCGAGGACGAGAAACGATCCTCTGCAATGACGCCGTGGCTTCCGGTAAACTCTACCGTGTCAGCTATCGGTTACACGGAAAAACGTTACCGCTTTAGCTGTCGGGTTCAGACCAAAGACCCGTCTGGACTTCGTATCCAAATGTCGAAAGAGGAACGATACTGCAACTCTGATGGATCATGCCTGAAGGCCATGGGCGCTGGGCCGAGCGAACCTTCGGAGGATGGCTGGGGCGAATGGTCATCCTGGACTACCTGTACACGAACATGCGGGAAGGGCATTCAGCACAGG ATAAGGCAATGCGAGTCGCCACTCTGCGAGAGCGCGGAAGCAGATTCGAGTGAGAGTTCAAAGCAGTCAAGGTTCTGCAACATTCAACCATGCCGAGAGAGCAGCGGTGCAGGGCAATGGTCCTGCTGGACGGACTGGTCCGAGTGTTCGGTATCTTGCGGTATCGGAGTTCGATGGCGGACGAGGAAGTGCTTGACAAGCTTTGGTAACGAtgacgaggacgaggatttggaCGATGACGAAGACGCGGAAAACGGCTGCGAGGGGCCCTCGACTGCAAGGGAAACCTGCGAGATGCCGAGCTGCGAATATCTTCGTGGTTGGGATCAGTGGAGTTCTTGGACTCCTTGCAATTCGGAGGGGCAACAACACCGGAAACGCCATTGTCTCCAGGAACCTTGCGCTTTTGAACGCGCCCATGAAACCAGAGTCTGTCCCGTCGACTGGATGGACAATG ACATCTCTAACGCCCTGCCGCGAAGCGTCGATGTTGCTGGTATATCGGTCGGAGCCGTGGTCGGAGGGTGCATCAGTGGTTTCGTGATTGGAATACTGTTGGCCGGAGCTCTATGCTTCGTTTACCAAAAACGCCGGCAGCCGCGAGTTCCAGGAAGCCCGCATTACATCAGCAAGCAGAATCCGTACGTTACGGTGCCCCTGAAGGAG GTGAACACGAAACGCCAGCCAAGTTTTTCTGGAAGCACAAACGGCAACGGAACGCTTCGCACCAAGAACAATCCCAACGTTAACGGAGGACTGGGAAGTCCGAAGTTGTACCCGAAGAGCTTGGACTACGAGTCCGCAACCCTGAAGAGGAACAGTCATGGACAACCGCACATAAGGGCTGACCTGGACCAAGACAAGTATTACTGA
- the LOC107227709 gene encoding platelet glycoprotein V, which produces MDLKFLLLLAIALRTALTSVGKVCMETATECAEVSVEEVATTVINLEELESKISRLERRLRAVEQPVWQISGRPDDWEVCAEGPCRCRPETRSISCWGRNFLDVPPTQLVPNDLLKLDLGSNQLTALHRDTFLDLRQLVHLDLSDNQIEHLPLNLFFSLHAVTHLRLSNNMLRELHRNQLLRMRRLHILDFSANKLSTLPATLFLTTSTLAILDLSSNRIVALPSGVFNGLRDLEELLLTNNLLTTLPGTTLQDLSNLVSLRLEENRLEHLPVEFFEAQIHLRELNLRGNQFTRIRDGLFKQLSSLVVLELSTNRISRIDLKAFEGLTSLKELQLGHNLLRTVSPGLFMPVGSLDRLVLYANGLAVLEAGTFKGLTNLTILLLHANHLRVVHPDLLQDTPNLRKLQLEANYLSYLPPRFLDGIPSIRQLRLERNPWHCDCSAAYLSTWLRKRYLAGPRGNHLASNKSSFWEYGAGAVCRGPGALGGRLVVELSFHELCEGQWASMRGLVPRLPVESPTTTLPSTVLH; this is translated from the exons ATGGATCTCAAGTTCCTGTTATTGTTAGCGATAGCCTTGAGGACCGCGCTCACTTCCGTCGGTAAAGTTTGCATGGaaaccgcgaccgagtgcgcCGAAGTCAGCGTTGAGGAAGTGGCGACGACCGTCATAAACCTCGAGGAACTTGAgagtaaaatatctcgacttgAGAGGAGACTGAGAGCCGTAGAGCAGCCAG TGTGGCAGATCAGCGGAAGACCCGATGATTGGGAAGTCTGCGCCGAAGGTCCATGCAGATGCAGGCCGGAAACGAGGTCGATATCCTGTTgggggagaaattttttggacgTACCACCAACGCAGCTGGTACCAAACGACCTGCTGAAGTT GGACCTCGGAAGCAACCAGCTGACGGCCCTGCACAGGGACACTTTCTTGGACTTGAGGCAGCTGGTTCATCT aGACTTGAGTGACAACCAGATCGAACACTTGCCGCTGAacctcttcttctctcttcaCGCTGTCACGCATCTCAGACTTAGCAACAACATGCTGCGGGAGCTACACCGGAACCAGCTACTCCGGATGCGTCGGCTTCACATACT CGACTTCTCCGCCAACAAGCTCAGCACTCTTCCCGCGACGCTCTTCCTGACCACGTCAACGTTGGCCATTTTGGATCTCTCTTCCAATCGCATCGTTGCCTTGCCTTCCGGCGTTTTCAACGGTTTGCGTGACCTGGAGGAGCTGCTACTGACCAACAACCTTCTTACCACGCTGCCCGGAACGACCTTGCAGGATTTGAGCAATCTGGTTTCCCTCAGACTCGAGGAAAACAGACTGGAGCACTTGCCCGTTGAGTTTTTCGAGGCCCAGATCCACTTGAGGGAATTGAACCTTCGGGGGAACCAATTCACCCGAATTCGCGACGGGCTTTTCAAGCAGTTGTCCAGTCTGGTGGTGCTGGAGTTGTCGACCAACAGAATATCCCGT ATAGACTTGAAAGCCTTCGAGGGTCTGACCTCATTGAAGGAGCTTCAGCTCGGTCACAATTTGCTAAGGACTGTGTCCCCGGGATTGTTCATGCCCGTTGGATCTCTAGATCGTCTGGTATTATACGCAAACGGATTGGCGGTCCTGGAGGCTGGAACCTTCAAGGGTCTGACGAACCTGACGATTCTCCTGCTGCACGCGAACCACCTGCGAGTCGTGCATCCAGATCTCCTTCAGGACACGCCAAACCTGCGAAAGCT CCAACTGGAGGCCAACTATCTGTCCTACTTGCCGCCGCGTTTCCTGGACGGGATTCCCAGCATCCGTCAACTGCGGCTGGAGCGTAACCCCTGGCACTGCGACTGCAGTGCTGCCTACCTTTCGACCTGGCTTCGCAAGCGGTACCTTGCTGGTCCCAGGGGAAACCACTTGGCCAGCAACAAGTCCAGCTTCTGGGAGTATGGCGCCGGCGCCGTTTGCCGAGGTCCCGGTGCTCTCGGTGGGAGACTCGTCGTCGAGCTGTCCTTTCACGAGCTCTGCGAAGGTCAGTGGGCATCCATGCGAGGTCTGGTGCCTCGATTACCGGTCGAATCGCCCACGACCACCTTACCGTCGACC GTGCTGCATTGA
- the LOC107227711 gene encoding cysteine sulfinic acid decarboxylase, giving the protein MSSQSNNTTLKILQDIVKIIVDENVLEPPENHPVVEFLQPEGLKNELSVDLGEDGTSHDELDKVLRQIARYSVKTSHPNFHNQLYGGVDSYGLAGAWLTEALNSSQYTFEVAPVFTLLECEVLRVALALFGYPKHPEGDGILCPGGSIANMYGMVLARYKRLPEVKTKGLSGSPPLACFTSQAAHYSIKKGAHWLGLGTESVYQIKTDDKDRMLPGELKKAIEQARKDGRLPFFVNATVGTTVLGAIDPLNEIAEICKAENVWLHVDACLGGTLVLSGERRDRLIGVEMSDSVSWNPHKLLGAPLQCSLFLVKGEGSLHKANSAAANYLFQQDKFYDVSWDTGDKSVQCGRKVDALKLWLMWKAKGTNGLRRAVDHAVAAARYFQNQIATRRGFRLVIPEAECSSVCFWYIPPSMRGLEETDEWREKLYKVAPKIKERMVMDGSLMLGYTPLSHKGLGNFFRMVVTCSPEAKESSMNFVIQQIEKFGHDL; this is encoded by the exons ATGTCGTCTCAAAGCAATAATACGACGCTCAAGATTCTTCAGGACATCGTAAAAATCATCGTCGATGAAAACGTCCTTGAACCACCCGAAAATCATCCCGTTGTCGAGTTTCTACAACCTGAGGGATTGAAG AATGAGCTGTCCGTGGATCTGGGCGAGGATGGGACGAGTCATGACGAGCTGGACAAGGTGCTCAGACAGATTGCCCGCTACTCAGTGAAGACTTCGCATCCAAATTTCCACAATCAGCTCTATGGCGGGGTGGATTCGTACGGCTTGGCCGGAGCTTGGCTGACTGAGGCCCTCAACTCGAGCCA GTACACCTTCGAGGTGGCTCCGGTCTTCACTCTCCTTGAATGCGAAGTTCTTAGAGTCGCTTTGGCCCTCTTCGGGTACCCGAAGCATCCCGAAGGCGACGGGATCCTGTGTCCAGGCGGTAGTATCGCCAACATGTATGGGATGGTTTTAGCTCGGTACAAAAGGCTGCCGGAGGTGAAGACCAAGGGTCTGAGCGGGTCACCGCCACTCGCCTGTTTCACAAGCCAGGCTGCCCATTACTCCATAAAAAAAGGGGCCCATTGGCTGGGTCTGGGAACCGAAAGCGTCTACCAG ATAAAAACAGACGACAAGGACCGCATGCTTCCAGGAGAATTGAAGAAAGCCATTGAGCAGGCCAGAAAAGATGGAAGGCTGCCGTTTTTCGTCAATGCAACGGTAGGCACAACCGTGCTGGGCGCGATTGACCCGTTGAATGAAATCGCTGAGATCTGCAAGGCAGAGAACGTTTGGTTGCACGTTGAC GCCTGCTTAGGAGGGACTCTTGTTCTATCCGGGGAACGTCGCGACCGACTGATCGGCGTGGAGAT GTCAGACTCCGTTTCATGGAATCCGCACAAGCTGCTAGGCGCTCCACTGCAGTGTTCGTTGTTCCTGGTGAAGGGCGAGGGTTCTTTGCACAAGGCGAACAGCGCGGCGGCGAATTACCTCTTTCAGCAAGACAAGTTCTACGACGTCTCTTGGGACACCGGAGACAAGAGCGTTCAATGCGGTCGCAAG GTTGACGCCCTCAAGTTGTGGCTGATGTGGAAAGCCAAGGGCACCAATGGACTCAGGAGAGCTGTCGACCATGCGGTTGCGGCGGCCAGGTACTTCCAAAATCAGATAGCAACTCGCCGTGGATTTCGCCTTGTCATCCCTGAGGCAGAGTGCAGCAGCGTTTGCTTTTG GTACATTCCACCGAGCATGAGAGGCCTCGAGGAGACGGATGAATGGCGAGAAAAGCTCTACAAGGTGGCACCGAAGATTAAAGAACGGATGGTCATGGATGGTTCATTAATGCTTGGATATACTCCTCTGAGTCACAAAGGGcttggtaattttttcaggATGGTCGTCACTTGTAGTCCTGAAGCCAAAGAATCTTCCATGAATTTTGTCATACAACAAATAGAGAAGTTCGGTCATGATTTATGA